From the Streptomyces sp. KMM 9044 genome, one window contains:
- a CDS encoding sulfate adenylyltransferase subunit 1 has protein sequence MSTITSEALAETTLLRFATAGSVDDGKSTLVGRLLHDSKSVLTDQLEAVERASASRGQEAPDLALLTDGLRAEREQGITIDVAYRYFATPRRRFILADTPGHVQYTRNMVTGASTAELTVILVDARNGVVEQTRRHAAIAALLRVPHVVLAVNKMDLVDYEEAVFARIAEEFTAYATELGVPEVTAIPISALAGDNVVEPSAHMDWYGGPTVLEHLETVPVSHHLTHCHARLPVQYVIRPQSAEHPDYRGYAGQIAAGTFRVGDEVTVLPSGRTTTVTGIDLLGTPVETAWTPQSVTLLLADDIDISRGDLIVPSKDAPATTQDVEATVCHVADQPLTVGHRVLLKHGTRTVKAIVKDIPARLTLDDLSLHPHPGTLAANDIGRVKIRTAEPLPVDSYADSRRTGSFILIDPSDGTTLTAGMVGASFAAPDPAKDAAEDGGWDF, from the coding sequence ATGAGCACGATCACGAGCGAGGCGCTCGCGGAGACCACCCTGCTGCGGTTCGCCACCGCCGGTTCCGTCGACGACGGCAAGTCCACCCTGGTGGGCCGGCTGCTGCACGACTCCAAGTCGGTCCTCACCGACCAGCTGGAGGCCGTGGAGCGGGCGTCGGCGAGCCGCGGCCAGGAGGCTCCCGACCTGGCCCTGCTCACCGACGGGCTGCGGGCCGAGCGGGAGCAGGGCATCACCATCGACGTGGCCTACCGCTACTTCGCCACCCCTCGGCGCCGGTTCATCCTCGCCGACACCCCGGGGCACGTGCAGTACACCCGCAACATGGTCACCGGTGCCTCCACCGCCGAGCTGACGGTGATCCTGGTCGACGCCCGCAACGGCGTCGTCGAGCAGACCCGCCGTCACGCGGCCATCGCCGCCCTGCTGCGCGTGCCCCATGTCGTCCTCGCCGTCAACAAGATGGACCTGGTGGACTACGAGGAGGCCGTGTTCGCACGGATCGCCGAGGAATTCACGGCGTACGCCACCGAGCTGGGCGTTCCGGAGGTCACCGCGATCCCGATCTCGGCACTCGCCGGCGACAACGTGGTGGAGCCGTCCGCACACATGGACTGGTACGGCGGCCCGACCGTCCTGGAGCACCTGGAGACAGTGCCGGTCAGCCACCACCTGACGCACTGCCACGCCCGGCTGCCCGTGCAGTACGTGATCCGGCCGCAGAGCGCCGAGCACCCCGACTACCGGGGATACGCCGGCCAGATCGCCGCGGGCACGTTCCGCGTCGGCGACGAGGTGACCGTGCTGCCGTCCGGCCGGACCACGACGGTCACCGGGATCGACCTGCTGGGCACGCCCGTGGAGACGGCCTGGACGCCGCAGTCGGTGACGCTGCTGCTGGCCGACGACATCGACATCTCCCGCGGCGACCTGATCGTGCCGAGCAAGGACGCGCCGGCCACCACGCAGGACGTCGAGGCCACCGTCTGCCACGTCGCCGACCAGCCCCTGACGGTCGGCCACCGGGTGCTGCTCAAACACGGCACCCGCACGGTCAAGGCGATCGTGAAGGACATCCCGGCCCGGCTGACGCTGGACGACCTGTCGCTGCATCCGCACCCCGGCACGCTCGCCGCCAACGACATCGGCCGGGTGAAGATCCGCACCGCCGAGCCGCTGCCGGTCGACTCCTACGCCGACTCACGGCGCACCGGCTCGTTCATCCTGATCGACCCGAGCGACGGCACCACGCTCACCGCGGGCATGGTCGGCGCGTCCTTCGCCGCCCCGGACCCGGCCAAGGACGCGGCCGAGGACGGCGGATGGGACTTCTGA
- a CDS encoding GNAT family N-acetyltransferase has translation MTTIAVTTWSLEQTASTDLLPAAVPEGDIQVVHAEVPSPEFSRFLYASVGGDIRWTDRLDWTYARWLEYLDRPGTETWVAYERGAPAGYVELRAQDDGVVEIVHFGLIPAFRGRHIGGHLLSYGAARAWDLAERWPGRKPTARVWLHTCSKDGEHAMDNYRRRGFRLFATSVEDEPEVATPGPWPGAHPA, from the coding sequence ATGACGACCATCGCCGTGACCACCTGGTCCCTGGAGCAGACCGCGTCCACCGATCTCCTGCCCGCCGCCGTGCCGGAGGGGGACATACAGGTCGTGCACGCCGAGGTGCCGTCCCCGGAGTTCAGCCGCTTCCTGTACGCGTCGGTCGGCGGTGACATCCGCTGGACCGACCGGCTGGACTGGACGTACGCGCGGTGGCTGGAGTACCTGGACCGGCCCGGCACGGAGACCTGGGTGGCGTACGAGCGGGGGGCGCCCGCGGGGTATGTGGAGCTCCGGGCCCAGGACGACGGGGTCGTGGAGATCGTTCACTTCGGGCTGATCCCCGCCTTCCGAGGCCGGCACATCGGCGGGCACCTCCTGTCGTACGGCGCCGCGCGGGCCTGGGATCTGGCGGAGCGGTGGCCGGGGCGCAAGCCGACCGCGCGGGTCTGGCTGCACACGTGCAGCAAGGACGGCGAGCATGCGATGGACAATTACCGGCGTCGGGGATTCCGGCTGTTCGCCACCTCGGTCGAGGACGAGCCCGAGGTCGCCACCCCGGGCCCGTGGCCGGGGGCGCACCCGGCCTGA
- a CDS encoding ABC transporter ATP-binding protein, translating into MATTLAKAADGTEAVTHAARIEHVSKSFAGPAGQQLVLDDITLDVAPGEFVTLLGASGCGKSTLLNLVAGLDAPSAGAISTDGRPALMFQEHALFPWLTAGKNIELALKLRGVPKAERRGRAEELLELVRLGGAHGKRVHELSGGMRQRVALARALAQESKLLLMDEPFAALDAITRDVLHDELTRIWRTANTSGSAAGRLSVLFVTHNVREAVRLAQRVVLLSSRPGRIACEWAVDIEHPRRIEDTAVAELSVEITEQLRGEIRRHGQH; encoded by the coding sequence ATGGCCACGACCCTCGCCAAGGCCGCAGACGGCACCGAGGCGGTCACCCACGCCGCCCGGATCGAGCATGTCTCGAAGTCGTTCGCGGGCCCGGCCGGGCAGCAGCTCGTGCTGGACGACATCACGCTCGATGTCGCGCCCGGCGAGTTCGTCACCCTGCTGGGGGCTTCGGGATGCGGTAAGTCCACGCTGCTCAACCTGGTCGCGGGCCTCGACGCACCCAGTGCCGGCGCGATCAGCACGGACGGCCGCCCGGCGCTGATGTTCCAGGAGCACGCGCTGTTCCCGTGGCTGACCGCGGGCAAGAACATCGAACTCGCCCTGAAGCTGCGGGGCGTACCGAAGGCGGAGCGGCGCGGCCGGGCCGAGGAACTGCTGGAGCTGGTCCGGCTGGGGGGCGCCCACGGCAAGCGGGTGCACGAGCTGTCCGGCGGCATGCGCCAGCGGGTCGCGCTGGCCCGCGCGCTCGCCCAGGAGAGCAAGCTGCTGCTGATGGACGAGCCGTTCGCGGCGCTGGACGCCATCACCCGGGACGTGCTGCACGACGAGCTGACCCGGATCTGGCGCACTGCGAACACCAGCGGATCCGCCGCGGGCCGGTTGTCCGTCCTGTTCGTCACGCACAACGTGCGCGAGGCCGTCCGGCTCGCGCAGCGGGTGGTCCTGCTGTCGTCCCGGCCCGGCCGGATCGCCTGCGAGTGGGCGGTGGACATCGAGCACCCGCGCCGTATCGAGGACACCGCGGTCGCGGAACTGTCCGTCGAGATCACCGAGCAACTCCGTGGGGAGATCCGCCGTCATGGCCAGCACTGA
- a CDS encoding nuclear transport factor 2 family protein: protein MTDPYTAADAAIEAELKLLDPEARRSSERVGGLLRPEFTQIGASGRVWDREAIVALLAGERGSGDPTGTVSRMKAVQPAPDTVHLTFDTDHNGRCAHRSSLWRRTGREQPLYFHRGTLYDPDAVAGG, encoded by the coding sequence GTGACTGACCCGTACACCGCCGCCGACGCAGCCATCGAGGCCGAACTGAAACTCCTCGACCCCGAGGCGCGCCGTTCGTCCGAACGTGTCGGAGGGCTGCTCCGTCCTGAGTTCACGCAGATCGGCGCGTCCGGGCGGGTCTGGGACCGCGAAGCGATCGTCGCGCTGCTCGCCGGCGAACGCGGTTCGGGGGACCCCACCGGCACCGTCTCCCGGATGAAGGCCGTGCAGCCGGCCCCCGACACCGTTCATCTCACCTTCGACACGGACCACAACGGCCGGTGCGCCCACCGCAGTTCCCTGTGGCGCCGTACCGGCCGGGAGCAGCCGCTCTACTTCCACCGGGGGACGCTGTACGACCCGGACGCGGTGGCCGGCGGCTGA
- a CDS encoding ABC transporter permease, with translation MASTETTAKATKDETDTNDLAGLEAGLDALETRQQTRRPWRQTFVQKILPPALAVALVLAVWQALVSFGIVDDPTKLPSPGAVWGVVRESWLQGELLGYIWTSVSRGLLGFFFALLIGTPLGLLVARVRFVRAAIGPILSGLQSLPSVAWVPPAVIWLGLNNQMMYAVILLGAVPSIANGLVSGVSQVPPLFLRAGRTLGATGLKGTWHIVLPAALPGYVSGLKQGWAFSWRSLMAAEIIASFPDLGVGLGQLLENGRNASDMAMVFEAILLILTVGIAIDLLIFSPLERWVLRSRGLLGKD, from the coding sequence ATGGCCAGCACTGAAACAACCGCGAAGGCCACGAAGGACGAGACGGACACGAACGACCTCGCCGGTCTCGAGGCGGGCCTCGACGCGCTGGAGACGAGGCAGCAGACCCGCAGGCCGTGGCGTCAGACCTTCGTCCAGAAGATCCTGCCGCCCGCCCTCGCCGTCGCCCTGGTGCTGGCCGTGTGGCAGGCACTGGTCTCCTTCGGGATCGTCGACGATCCGACCAAGCTGCCCTCGCCGGGCGCCGTGTGGGGCGTCGTGCGGGAGTCGTGGCTCCAGGGCGAGCTGCTCGGCTACATCTGGACCAGCGTCTCGCGCGGTCTGCTCGGCTTCTTCTTCGCGCTGCTGATCGGTACGCCGCTGGGGCTGCTGGTGGCACGGGTGAGGTTCGTGCGCGCGGCGATCGGCCCGATCCTGTCCGGGCTGCAGTCCCTGCCGTCGGTGGCGTGGGTGCCGCCGGCGGTGATCTGGCTGGGCCTGAACAACCAGATGATGTACGCGGTGATCCTGCTCGGCGCGGTCCCTTCGATCGCCAACGGTCTGGTCTCCGGCGTCAGCCAGGTGCCGCCGCTGTTCCTGCGGGCCGGCCGCACGCTGGGCGCGACGGGGTTGAAGGGCACCTGGCACATCGTGCTGCCGGCCGCGCTGCCCGGCTACGTGTCGGGGCTGAAACAGGGCTGGGCGTTCTCCTGGCGTTCGCTGATGGCCGCGGAGATCATCGCGTCGTTCCCCGATCTCGGCGTCGGCCTCGGGCAGCTGCTGGAGAACGGCCGCAACGCGAGCGACATGGCCATGGTGTTCGAGGCGATCCTGCTGATCCTGACCGTCGGTATCGCCATCGACCTGCTGATCTTCAGTCCGCTGGAGCGGTGGGTGCTGCGCAGCCGCGGCCTGCTGGGGAAGGACTGA
- a CDS encoding phosphoadenylyl-sulfate reductase: MTTVQEECVTGELKELAEQAGRDLEEASAPEILRWAAGTFGERFCVTSSMEDAVVAHLASRALPGVDVVFLDTGYHFEETIGTRDAVQAVMDVNVITLTPRQTVAEQDAEYGPKLHDRDPDLCCGLRKVRPLEEGLRGYLAWATGLRREESPIRANTPVVGWDGKRRKVKISPIARWSQEDVAAYVAEHGVLTNPLLMDGYASVGCRPCTRRVLEGENARAGRWAGRSKTECGLHG; the protein is encoded by the coding sequence ATGACGACGGTTCAGGAAGAGTGCGTCACCGGCGAACTGAAGGAGCTGGCCGAGCAGGCGGGCCGCGACCTGGAGGAGGCCTCCGCACCGGAGATCCTCCGGTGGGCCGCCGGGACCTTCGGCGAGCGCTTCTGCGTGACCTCCTCCATGGAGGACGCGGTGGTCGCCCATCTCGCCTCCCGTGCCCTGCCCGGCGTGGACGTGGTGTTCCTCGACACCGGCTATCACTTCGAGGAGACCATCGGCACCCGGGACGCCGTTCAGGCCGTGATGGACGTCAACGTCATCACGCTCACCCCGCGGCAGACCGTCGCCGAGCAGGACGCCGAGTACGGGCCGAAGCTGCACGACCGCGACCCCGACCTGTGCTGCGGTCTCCGCAAGGTGCGGCCGCTGGAGGAGGGCCTGCGGGGATACCTGGCCTGGGCGACCGGGCTGCGCCGCGAGGAGTCCCCGATCCGGGCGAACACCCCCGTCGTCGGCTGGGACGGGAAGCGGCGGAAAGTGAAGATCTCCCCTATCGCACGGTGGTCACAGGAAGATGTGGCAGCGTACGTTGCGGAGCACGGCGTCCTCACCAACCCGCTGCTCATGGACGGCTATGCCTCCGTGGGCTGCAGACCCTGCACCCGCCGGGTGCTGGAGGGCGAGAACGCACGCGCCGGCCGCTGGGCGGGCCGCTCCAAGACCGAGTGCGGACTGCACGGCTGA
- a CDS encoding aliphatic sulfonate ABC transporter substrate-binding protein, which yields MPAHPAIVRRAFAVTAPLVVLFALAGCGYGSQAKENTGAGIAAGAQKTDGLDAVRIGHFGNLTHGTALVGKQKGFLQKELGATEARYAVFNAGPSAIEALNSGSIDVAWMGPSPAVNGWAKSQGKNLRIIGGSASGGVKLVVNPDRVKSLEDVEGKRIATPQLGNTQDVAFLNWAAGQGWTVDAQSGKGDVTVVRSDNKVTPDAFAAGSVDGAWVPEPTASKLVAEGGKVLLDEASLWPDEKFVITNLVVRQEFLEKHPKAVEAVLEASVSTNRWIDEHPAEAKAAANEQLAADSGKALPADVLDPAWESIRFTDDPLAATLGAQAEHAVNAGLLERPDLKGIYDLELLNKVLAAEGAPAVDDAGLGTS from the coding sequence GTGCCTGCCCACCCCGCCATTGTCCGCCGCGCGTTCGCCGTGACGGCCCCGCTGGTCGTCCTGTTCGCCCTGGCCGGCTGCGGCTACGGCTCCCAGGCCAAGGAGAACACCGGCGCCGGGATAGCCGCCGGGGCGCAGAAGACCGACGGTCTCGACGCGGTGAGGATCGGCCACTTCGGCAATCTGACCCACGGGACCGCACTGGTGGGCAAGCAGAAGGGCTTCCTCCAGAAGGAGCTCGGCGCGACCGAGGCACGGTACGCGGTGTTCAACGCGGGGCCGTCCGCGATCGAGGCGCTCAACTCCGGTTCCATCGACGTCGCCTGGATGGGGCCGTCCCCCGCGGTGAACGGCTGGGCGAAGTCGCAGGGCAAGAACCTGCGGATCATCGGCGGTTCGGCGTCCGGCGGGGTGAAGCTGGTGGTGAACCCGGACCGGGTGAAGTCCCTGGAGGACGTCGAGGGCAAGCGGATAGCGACCCCGCAGCTCGGCAACACGCAGGACGTGGCGTTCCTCAACTGGGCGGCCGGGCAGGGCTGGACGGTCGACGCGCAGAGCGGCAAGGGCGATGTCACGGTCGTCCGCAGCGACAACAAGGTCACCCCGGACGCCTTCGCGGCCGGGTCGGTCGACGGCGCGTGGGTGCCGGAGCCCACCGCGTCGAAGCTGGTCGCCGAGGGCGGGAAGGTCCTGCTGGACGAGGCCTCCCTGTGGCCGGACGAGAAGTTCGTCATCACGAACCTGGTCGTGCGCCAGGAGTTCCTGGAGAAGCACCCGAAGGCCGTCGAGGCGGTGCTCGAGGCGTCGGTCTCCACCAACCGGTGGATCGACGAACACCCTGCCGAGGCCAAGGCCGCCGCCAACGAGCAGCTGGCGGCCGACTCCGGCAAGGCACTGCCCGCCGACGTCCTGGACCCGGCGTGGGAGTCGATCCGCTTCACCGACGACCCGCTGGCCGCCACCCTCGGCGCCCAGGCGGAGCACGCCGTGAACGCCGGCCTGCTCGAGCGGCCCGACCTGAAGGGCATCTACGACCTGGAACTCCTCAACAAGGTCCTCGCGGCCGAGGGCGCGCCCGCCGTCGACGACGCCGGCCTCGGCACCAGCTGA
- a CDS encoding putative leader peptide, whose product MPGTGIALVSRRHVDLGRMSSAICPVR is encoded by the coding sequence ATGCCTGGAACAGGAATCGCCTTGGTGAGTCGGCGGCACGTCGACCTCGGCCGCATGTCCAGCGCCATCTGTCCGGTGCGCTGA
- a CDS encoding sirohydrochlorin chelatase, protein MVHRPVLLVIAHGSRDPRHAATVHALVRRVRSLRPELRVETGFLDFNVPSVPSVLNSLAAEGVRDVVALPLLLTRAFHAKADIPAVLADADARLRVRQADVLGPSPLLHAALERRLYEAGLTPADKSSTGVVLASAGSTDPEATAVIADIAREWRHTGWCAVRPAFASASPPRTEDAVRELRALGCERVAVAPYVLAPGFLPDRIARGAALADVLADVLGPAPEVARVLLQRYDAARIPALAEAMRAVGA, encoded by the coding sequence ATCGTGCACCGTCCGGTTCTTCTCGTCATCGCCCACGGAAGCCGCGATCCGCGGCACGCGGCGACCGTGCACGCCCTGGTGCGGCGGGTACGGTCGCTGCGGCCGGAGCTGCGGGTGGAGACCGGCTTCCTCGATTTCAACGTCCCCTCCGTGCCGTCGGTGCTGAACTCCCTCGCGGCGGAGGGTGTGCGCGACGTGGTGGCCCTCCCGCTGCTGCTGACCCGCGCCTTCCACGCCAAGGCGGACATCCCGGCGGTCCTCGCGGACGCGGACGCGCGGCTGCGCGTCCGCCAGGCGGACGTCCTGGGGCCGTCCCCCCTGCTCCACGCCGCGCTGGAGCGCCGGCTGTACGAGGCGGGCCTGACGCCCGCCGACAAGTCCTCGACCGGGGTCGTCCTGGCCTCGGCGGGGTCCACCGACCCGGAGGCGACCGCAGTGATCGCAGACATCGCGCGGGAGTGGCGGCACACCGGTTGGTGCGCCGTGCGGCCTGCGTTCGCCTCCGCATCCCCGCCCCGCACCGAGGACGCGGTACGCGAACTGCGTGCCCTCGGCTGCGAACGCGTCGCCGTGGCCCCGTACGTGCTGGCTCCGGGCTTCCTGCCTGACCGCATCGCACGGGGCGCGGCCCTGGCGGACGTCCTGGCGGACGTCCTCGGCCCGGCGCCGGAGGTGGCACGGGTGCTGTTGCAGCGGTACGACGCGGCACGGATACCGGCGTTGGCGGAGGCGATGCGGGCAGTGGGGGCCTGA
- the cysC gene encoding adenylyl-sulfate kinase → MTTGATVWLTGLPSAGKTTIARELAARLREQGRRVELLDGDEVREFLSAGLGFSREDRHTNVQRIGFVAELLARNGVTALVPVIAPYADSRDAVRKRHETNGTPYVEVHVATPLEVCSVRDVKGLYAKQAAGELTGLTGVDDPYEAPLSPDLRIESQHQTVRESAAAVHALLSERGLA, encoded by the coding sequence GTGACGACCGGAGCCACCGTCTGGCTCACAGGTCTGCCGAGCGCAGGCAAGACCACCATCGCCCGCGAGCTGGCCGCCCGGCTGCGCGAGCAGGGCCGCCGGGTCGAACTGCTCGACGGCGACGAGGTCCGCGAGTTCCTCTCCGCGGGCCTCGGCTTCTCCCGTGAGGACCGGCACACCAACGTGCAGCGCATCGGATTCGTCGCCGAACTGCTCGCCCGCAACGGCGTCACCGCGCTCGTCCCGGTCATCGCGCCGTACGCGGACAGCCGCGACGCGGTCCGCAAGCGGCACGAGACGAACGGCACACCGTACGTCGAGGTGCATGTGGCGACCCCCCTCGAGGTGTGCTCCGTACGTGACGTGAAAGGCCTGTACGCGAAGCAGGCCGCGGGCGAACTCACCGGGCTGACCGGCGTGGACGACCCGTACGAGGCTCCCCTCTCTCCCGATCTGCGCATCGAGTCGCAGCACCAGACCGTCCGGGAATCCGCCGCGGCGGTGCACGCCCTGCTGAGCGAAAGGGGACTGGCATGA
- a CDS encoding nitrite/sulfite reductase, which produces MAASPQNPAAATPRRKVSRHRGEGQWAAGHFTPLNGNEQFKKDDDGLNVRTRVETIYSKRGFDSIDPNDLRGRLRWWGLYTQRRPGIDGGRTGVLEPEELEDQYFMMRVRITGGRLTTEQLRVIGEIAETYARGTADITDRQNIQYHWIRIEDVPAIWERLESVGLSTTEACGDTPRGMLGSPVAGVAEDEIIDGSAALDEIARRSIGDPRFSNLPRKFKTAVSGSPLLDVAHEINDVSFVGVVHPEHGPGFDLWVGGGLSTNPKFGVRLGAWVPEADVPDVWEGVISIFRDHGYRRLRNRARLKFLVADWGPEKFLQVLQDDYLGRELADGPAPVMPAQQWRDHIGAHRQKDGRFYVGFAPRVGRMDGSLLTKVAALAEDHGSGRVSTTVEQKMIVLDVPQDRVDSLVEALEALDLRVRPSTFRRGTMACTGIEFCKLAIVETKERGSDLIDELERRLPDFGEPLTININGCPNACARIQTADIGLKGQLVTDAEGRQVSGYQVHLGGALGLDPSFGRKVRGLKVTSDELPDYIERVLKRFEAEREDGERFATWAARADAEALS; this is translated from the coding sequence ATGGCCGCCAGCCCGCAGAACCCTGCCGCCGCGACCCCCCGCCGCAAGGTGAGCCGTCACCGCGGAGAGGGCCAGTGGGCCGCGGGACACTTCACTCCGCTCAACGGCAACGAGCAGTTCAAGAAGGACGACGACGGTCTCAACGTACGGACACGTGTTGAGACGATCTACTCGAAGCGGGGCTTCGACTCGATCGACCCCAACGACCTGCGCGGCCGGCTGCGCTGGTGGGGCCTGTACACGCAGCGCCGCCCCGGGATCGACGGCGGCCGTACCGGTGTGCTGGAGCCCGAGGAGCTCGAGGACCAGTACTTCATGATGCGGGTCCGGATCACCGGCGGACGGCTCACCACCGAGCAGCTGCGCGTGATCGGCGAGATCGCCGAGACGTACGCCCGCGGCACCGCCGACATCACCGACCGGCAGAACATCCAGTACCACTGGATCCGTATCGAGGACGTGCCCGCGATCTGGGAGCGGCTCGAGTCGGTCGGCCTGTCCACCACGGAGGCCTGCGGCGACACCCCGCGCGGCATGCTCGGCTCCCCCGTCGCCGGGGTCGCCGAGGACGAGATCATCGACGGCTCGGCGGCGCTGGACGAGATCGCCCGCCGCTCCATCGGGGACCCGCGCTTCTCCAACCTGCCGCGCAAGTTCAAGACGGCCGTCTCCGGTTCTCCGCTGCTGGACGTCGCCCACGAGATCAACGACGTGTCCTTCGTCGGCGTGGTCCACCCCGAGCACGGTCCGGGCTTCGACCTGTGGGTCGGCGGCGGTCTGTCGACCAACCCCAAGTTCGGGGTGCGGCTGGGCGCCTGGGTGCCCGAGGCGGACGTGCCCGACGTGTGGGAGGGCGTCATCTCCATCTTCCGCGACCACGGATACCGGCGGCTGCGCAACCGGGCGCGGCTGAAGTTCCTGGTCGCCGACTGGGGTCCGGAGAAGTTCCTCCAGGTCCTGCAGGACGACTACCTGGGCCGCGAACTGGCCGACGGTCCGGCACCCGTGATGCCCGCGCAGCAGTGGCGCGACCACATCGGGGCGCACCGCCAGAAGGACGGCCGGTTCTACGTCGGTTTCGCGCCGCGGGTGGGCCGGATGGACGGCTCGCTGCTCACCAAGGTCGCTGCGCTGGCCGAGGACCACGGCTCGGGGCGGGTGTCCACCACGGTCGAGCAGAAGATGATCGTCCTGGACGTGCCGCAGGACCGGGTGGACTCGCTCGTCGAAGCCCTGGAGGCGCTGGACCTGCGGGTCAGGCCGTCGACCTTCCGGCGCGGCACGATGGCCTGCACGGGCATCGAGTTCTGCAAGCTCGCCATCGTGGAGACCAAGGAGCGCGGCAGCGACCTCATCGACGAGCTGGAGCGCCGGCTGCCCGACTTCGGGGAGCCGCTCACCATCAACATCAACGGCTGCCCGAACGCCTGCGCCCGTATCCAGACCGCGGACATCGGTCTCAAGGGACAGCTGGTCACCGACGCCGAGGGCCGGCAGGTCAGCGGCTACCAGGTGCATCTGGGCGGCGCGCTCGGCCTGGACCCGTCCTTCGGCCGCAAGGTGCGCGGCCTGAAGGTCACCTCGGACGAGCTGCCGGACTACATCGAGCGGGTCCTGAAGCGTTTCGAGGCGGAGCGCGAGGACGGCGAGCGGTTCGCCACGTGGGCGGCCCGCGCGGATGCGGAGGCCCTGTCGTGA
- the cysD gene encoding sulfate adenylyltransferase subunit CysD: protein MTTVATVTTGDEGTGGAAGPHALSHLDALESEAVHIFREVAGEFENPVVLFSGGKDSIVMLHLALKAFTPAPVPFSLLHVDTGHNFPEVLDYRDRAVGRHGLRLHVASVQDYIDRGVLRERPDGTRNPLQTVPLTERIQQERFDAVFGGGRRDEEKARAKERVFSLRDEFSQWDPRRQRPELWNLYNGRHAPGEHVRVFPLSNWTELDVWQYIAREGIELPEIYFAHEREVFQRGGMWLTAGGWGGPKDGESVEKRQVRYRTVGDMSCTGAVDSDADTIEKVITEIAASRLTERGATRADDKLSEAAMEDRKREGYF, encoded by the coding sequence ATGACAACCGTGGCCACGGTCACGACCGGCGACGAGGGCACCGGCGGTGCGGCCGGCCCGCACGCCCTCTCCCACCTCGACGCGCTGGAGTCGGAGGCGGTGCACATCTTCCGTGAGGTCGCGGGCGAGTTCGAGAACCCGGTGGTGCTGTTCTCGGGTGGCAAGGATTCGATCGTCATGCTGCACCTGGCGCTGAAGGCGTTCACGCCGGCGCCGGTGCCCTTCTCGCTGCTGCATGTGGACACCGGGCACAACTTCCCCGAGGTCCTGGACTACCGGGACCGCGCGGTGGGCCGGCACGGGCTGCGGCTGCACGTCGCCTCGGTGCAGGACTACATCGACCGCGGTGTGCTGCGCGAGCGCCCCGACGGCACCCGCAACCCGCTGCAGACGGTCCCGCTGACGGAGAGGATCCAGCAGGAGCGGTTCGACGCCGTGTTCGGTGGCGGCCGGCGGGACGAGGAGAAGGCCCGCGCGAAGGAGCGGGTGTTCTCCCTGCGCGACGAGTTCTCCCAGTGGGACCCGCGCCGTCAGCGGCCCGAGCTGTGGAACCTCTACAACGGCCGGCACGCGCCCGGTGAGCACGTCCGGGTCTTCCCGCTGTCCAACTGGACCGAGCTGGACGTGTGGCAGTACATAGCCCGCGAGGGCATCGAACTGCCGGAGATCTACTTCGCCCACGAACGCGAGGTGTTCCAGCGGGGCGGCATGTGGCTGACCGCCGGAGGGTGGGGCGGCCCGAAGGACGGCGAGAGTGTCGAGAAGCGGCAGGTGCGCTACCGGACGGTGGGCGACATGTCCTGCACCGGCGCGGTCGACTCCGACGCCGACACCATCGAGAAGGTGATCACCGAGATCGCCGCCTCCCGGCTGACCGAGCGCGGCGCGACCCGCGCCGACGACAAGCTCTCCGAGGCCGCGATGGAAGACCGCAAGCGCGAGGGGTACTTCTAG